A window of the Citrus sinensis cultivar Valencia sweet orange chromosome 9, DVS_A1.0, whole genome shotgun sequence genome harbors these coding sequences:
- the LOC102630939 gene encoding protein YIP4b translates to MSNPHSDTIPLHASSQSDIDEIENLINASPATVLPARPPSPPRPATIPVSSAPFIQSNIPPPPPTSSNQKVPSVPVPPPLPSSTISGGSRPNIASTGFGSPPNTLTEPVWDTVKRDLSRIVSNLKLVVFPNPYREDPGKALRDWDLWGPFFFIVFLGLTLSWSASVKKSEVFAVAFALLAAGAVILTLNVLLLGGHIIFFQSLSLLGYCLFPLDIGALICMLKDNVLVKVIVVCVTLAWSSWAAYPFMSSAVNPRRKALALYPVFLMYVSVGFLIIAID, encoded by the exons ATGTCGAACCCGCACAGCGATACAATACCTCTCCACGCGTCCTCCCAATCCGACATCGACGAGATCGAAAACCTAATCAACGCCAGCCCCGCCACCGTCCTCCCGGCTCGGCCCCCTAGCCCGCCGCGGCCGGCGACCATCCCGGTCTCTTCTGCACCATTCATCCAGTCAAACATCCCTCCTCCTCCCCCGACCTCTTCCAATCAGAAGGTGCCATCTGTCCCCGTCCCTCCCCCTCTCCCATCCTCCACCATCTCTGGCGGTTCCCGCCCTAACATCGCCTCGACTGGGTTCGGCTCGCCCCCGAACACGCTGACCGAGCCGGTTTGGGACACTGTCAAGAGAGATCTGTCGCGAATTGTGAGTAATTTGAAGCTCGTTGTGTTTCCGAATCCATACAGGGAAGACCCCGGCAAGGCGCTTAGAGATTGGGATCTGTGGGGTCCCTTTTTCTTTATAGTGTTTTTGGGACTCACTCTTTCATGGTCAGCCTCTGTCAAGAAG TCTGAGGTATTCGCTGTTGCATTTGCACTACTTGCTGCTGGTGCTGTGATCTTGACCCTGAATGTACTACTTCTG GGTGGAcacataattttctttcagaGTCTGAGTCTGCTGGGTTATTGTCTATTTCCTCTTGATATTGGAGCCTTAATATGCATGTTGAAGGACAACGTGTTAGTGAAAGTGATTGTAGTGTGTGTGACACTGGCTTGGAGCTCATGGGCTGCCTATCCTTTCATGAGTTCTGCCGTGAACCCCAGAAGAAAAGCCCTCGCCCTCTACCCTGTCTTTCTCATGTATGTCTCTGTTGGTTTTCTCATCATTGCCATTGATTAA
- the LOC102630640 gene encoding uncharacterized protein LOC102630640 yields MKSMLSRLRNAVRKVKVLLNLSLHRWRIASSMIGASGGKRRLSFNDRPGLRACTDDNYADESSPDSASVGPRSHGGGSLHRTISYPSEDDIDKRAEMFIANFHRQLQIERQISLELRYCRANSFEYMSP; encoded by the coding sequence ATGAAGTCAATGCTAAGCCGCTTAAGGAACGCTGTAAGGAAGGTGAAAGTCTTGCTGAACCTGAGCCTTCATCGCTGGCGCATAGCCTCCTCAATGATCGGCGCTTCAGGGGGCAAACGGCGGCTGAGTTTTAACGACAGGCCAGGTTTAAGAGCATGCACGGATGATAATTATGCGGACGAGTCATCACCTGATTCAGCATCAGTAGGCCCTCGCTCTCACGGCGGGGGATCGCTTCACAGAACAATTAGCTATCCGTCCGAAGATGATATCGATAAGAGAGCCGAAATGTTTATTGCAAATTTTCATAGACAGCTTCAGATTGAGAGACAGATTTCTTTGGAGCTCAGATATTGTAGGGCAAATAGCTTCGAGTATATGTCTCCTTGA
- the LOC102630333 gene encoding NADH dehydrogenase [ubiquinone] 1 beta subcomplex subunit 2, with protein MGGGDHGESVKYNGMALHRPKRWHTVTGKGLCAVMWFWVLYRAKQDGPVVLGWRHPWEGHDDRGHGHDH; from the exons ATGGGAGGAGGAGATCATGGCGAGAGCGTTAAGTACAATGGAATGGCCTTGCACAGACCCAAGCGATGGCACACCGTCACCGGCAAGGGCTTGTGCGCCGTCATGTG GTTTTGGGTTCTCTACAGGGCTAAGCAAGATGGTCCTGTAGTTTTG GGTTGGAGACATCCTTGGGAGGGCCATGATGACCGCGGCCATGGGCATGATCATTAG
- the LOC102630033 gene encoding hydroxyproline O-galactosyltransferase GALT3 — protein sequence MKASTSRPHQRQFIVWSFFFILFLCVIASINEVRFDGLLKFGRCTFLNSSSHLSNDSFSNASHVVATNSSSEDIRILIGILTLPDQYHRRHFLRMIYGTQSPTGAQVDVKFVFCNLTKEDQKVLVALEIMRYDDIIILNCKENMNKGKTYTYFSSLPEIFNTSDRPYPPYHYVMKGDDDTYIRLENLVKSLVPLPREDLYYGYVIPCRSMDPFVDYMSGMGYLVSWDIAEWIRDSDIPKNHLEGPEDKVFGAWIREGRRAKNRYNAKWSMYNFPVPRTACTHELWADTIAVHLLKNQEKWIETLTYFNVTANLKPSKLYHIP from the coding sequence ATGAAAGCCTCAACCTCAAGGCCACACCAACGCCAATTCATTGTCTGgtctttcttcttcatcttgtttctttgtgtCATTGCTTCCATCAACGAAGTTAGGTTCGACGGCTTACTCAAATTCGGCCGTTGCACTTTCCTCAACTCTTCGTCTCATCTATCCAACGATTCATTCTCGAATGCCAGTCATGTTGTTGCCACAAACTCTTCATCAGAAGATATCCGGATACTCATCGGAATCTTGACACTCCCAGATCAGTACCACCGCCGGCATTTTTTACGTATGATTTACGGCACACAATCTCCAACTGGTGCACAAGTTGATGTGAAATTTGTGTTCTGCAACCTAACAAAAGAAGACCAAAAGGTACTCGTCGCACTAGAGATCATGCGTtatgatgatattattattctcaattgtaaagaaaatatgaataaagGCAAAACCTACACTTATTTTTCGAGCTTGCCCGAAATTTTTAACACATCAGACAGACCTTATCCTCCTTATCATTATGTGATGAAGGGTGATGATGATACTTATATTAGGCTAGAAAATTTAGTCAAATCATTGGTGCCATTGCCTAGGGAAGATTTGTATTATGGGTATGTGATCCCATGCCGTAGCATGGACCCTTTTGTGGATTACATGTCAGGGATGGGGTATTTAGTTTCTTGGGATATTGCTGAGTGGATTAGGGACTCGGATATACCAAAAAATCATCTAGAAGGGCCCGAGGATAAGGTCTTCGGCGCATGGATCCGAGAGGGTCGCCGGGCGAAAAACCGGTACAATGCCAAGTGGTCCATGTACAATTTTCCGGTGCCGCGCACGGCATGTACCCATGAGCTTTGGGCGGATACGATTGCTGTACATTTGTTGAAGAATCAGGAGAAGTGGATTGAGACGTTGACGTATTTTAATGTCACTGCCAATTTGAAGCCATCGAAATTATATCATATACCTTAA
- the LOC102629750 gene encoding mitochondrial outer membrane protein porin 4, whose translation MGSNPAPFSDVGKRAKDLLNKDYDFGHKFTLSVPSSTGLGLSATGLKKDEIFIGDINSVYKSGNTTVDVKVDTYSSVSTKVTMVDILPSTKAALSFRIPDHKSGKLDLQYLHPHAAIDSSIGLNPTPLLELSATIGSKELVLGGEVGFDTASASFIKYTAGIGLNKPDFSAALLLADKGQALKASYIHAVDPFTSVAAEMTHRFSTYQNSFTIGSSHLVDPLTLVKTRLSDGGKFAVQFQREWRPKSLVTVSAEYDSKAINSAPKMGLAIALKP comes from the exons ATGGGGAGCAATCCGGCACCGTTTTCTGATGTTGGCAAGAGAGCCAAAG ACCTCTTGAACAAAGATTACGATTTTGGGCACAAGTTTACTCTCTCGGTGCCAAGCTCCACTGGCCTG GGACTTTCAGCAACAGGTCTGAAGAaggatgaaatttttattggtGACATAAATAGTGTGTACAAGAGTGGAAATACTACTGTGGATGTGAAAGTTGATACTTATTCTAGT GTATCTACAAAAGTAACTATGGTTGATATCTTGCCATCTACCAAAGCAGCTCTGAGCTTCAGAATACCAGATCACAAGTCTGGCAAG TTGGATCTCCAGTACCTTCATCCCCATGCTGCCATTGATTCCAGTATTGGCCTTAATCCAACCCCACTTTTGGAGCTATCAGCAACAATTGGAAgtaaagagcttgttttagGTGGTGAAGTCGGATTTGATACAGCTTCTGCTTCATTCATTAAGTACACTGCTGGGATTGGCTTGAACAAGCCAGATTTCTCTGCTGCCCTCTTACT GGCGGATAAGGGACAGGCACTCAAGGCATCATACATTCATGCTGTGGATCCATTCACTTCAGTTGCCGCTGAAATGACTCATAGATTTTCTACATATCAAAACAGTTTCACCATTGGAAGCTCACATCTCGTAGATCCATTGACATTGGTAAAAACACGACTCTCAGATGGTGGGAAGTTTGCGGTGCAATTTCAGCGTGAATGGCGACCTAAGTCACTGGTAACTGTTTCGGCTGAGTACGACTCAAAGGCCATTAATTCTGCTCCCAAAATGGGTCTTGCCATCGCTCTGAAGCCTTGA